CCGGGGTGGTCGATGATCCGGCGGAGCATCAGGGCGGCGGTGCCGAGGTCGCCGACCTCCATCGCCCGGTCGGCGGCGGCGCGGGCGTGCACCAGCCACTGCGCGGTGTCGCCGAGCGCCTCGGTGTGGTGGGCGATCTGCACCAGCGGCTGCGGGTCCCGGGCGGTGAGCAGGCCGAGGACGCGGCGGTGCAGCCGGGTGCGGAGCGGGCCGGGCAGCGCGTCGTAGACGGAGCGGCGGGCCAGGGCGTGCGAGAACCCGTAGCGGTCGGGGCCGTGCTCGACCAGGACGGAGCGCTCCAGGGCGTCGGTCAGGGCGGCGTCGGCCCGGTCGGCGGGGAGGGCGGCGGCCTCGGCCAGCAGGTCCCCGGACGCGGGGACGGCGAGCACGGCGGCGGCGTCGACCAGGTCGGCGGCGTCCGGGGTGAGCCGTTCGATCCGGGCGGCGAGCACTTCGCGCAGGCTGCGCGGCACGCCCAGCAGGTCGGGCCGGTCGGCGGCGCCGGGGCGGGTGCCGAGGGTGATCAGGTCCTCGACGGCGATCAGCGGCAGGCCGTGGCTGCGCTCGTAGAGCGCGCCGGTGAGCCGGCGGGCGCCGTCCGGGCCGAGGGCGGAGCCGGCCAGCGCGGCGAGGGCCGGGCGGTCCAGCCGGTGCAGGGCCAGGTCGCGCAGGCCGGTGCCGGCGGGGCGGCGCAGTTCGCGGCCCAGCAGCGGGCCACGCACCTCCTCGCCCCGGTAGGTGAGCAGCAGCGCGGTGTCCTCGGGCAGGCTGCCGGCCAGCAGCAGGAGGAGTTCGCGGGTCGCGTCGTCGGCCCAGTGGACGTCCTCGACCACCAGCACCACGGGGGCCGCGGCCGCCAGCAGGGCCCGGGTGGCGGTCAGCACCGCCTGGCGCTGCTCGCCCGGCCCGGTGGGCCCGGCGGGCGGCGGGGGCAGCCGGTCGGCGAGGTCGGGCAGCAGCGGGGCGAGCGGCGCGGCGGCGGCCCCGAGCCGGGCGCCGGGCGGCAGCAGCGGGCCGAGCGCCCCGAGGGCGTCGATGACCGGGCCGAAGGGCAGCGGCTCGCGCAGCGGGTGGCAGCCGCCCACCACGGTCCCCACCCCGCGGGCCCGCAGCGCACCGGCGGCCTCCGCGACCAGCCGGGTCTTGCCCACCCCGGCCTCGCCCTGCACCAGGGCGACGGCCGGGCGGGCGTCCAACAGCTCCACCAGCTCGGCCAGTTCGGGCTCCCGGCCGACGAAGGCGAAGCCCCGCCGCTCCGGGGCGGGACCGGACCGCCGCACCGCACCGACCATCCGCCGCTCCTGACCACCGTGAACGCCTCTCCCTCACGCTACTGCCGCCCCGCCGGGGAACCGCCCGGCGGGCCGGGAGCCCGGCCCCGCGGACCGCCCGGGTCCGGGTGCGGAACTACCCATGTCCCGGCCCCCGGCGGACGGGAATGGGTAGTTCCGCGTCTTCCGGCGGGCCGCGGGCCGGTCTTCCCTTGAACCGTCGGCACCACCCGCACCACCCGCACCACCCGGAGGCGAGCAGCCATGAACCCCAGGAACCGTCCGGCGGCCAGCCGCCCCACCGCCATCTACCTGCGCTGCTACCCGTACGACGCGGGTTTCCTGCTGGACTTCTGGAGCGCGCTCAGCCATTACGCCCTGGCCGCCGGGCTGGGCGAGGCGACCGTGTTCCTGGACAACGGCCGCCGCTCCCAGGACCCGTTGAGTTCGCTGGAGGCGCTGCTGGCGGCGGCCGCGGCGGGGCGGGTGTCGGCGGTGGTGGTGCCCGGCCCGTTCGTCTTCTCGCTGGACGACGAGGCGGCCCGGGCCACGGTGCGCCGGTTCGAGGCGGTGGGCTGCGCGGTCCACGAGCTGCCGGACACGCACCGGCGGCGGCCCTCCGCGCGGTTCGCCGTGGCGGGCTGAGCGGGGGCGGGCTGAGCGGGGGCGGCGGGTCCCGTCAGGGGGTCTCGGCGACGACCAGCTGTCCGACCTGTTCGCCGAGCACGGTCCGGGCGGGTGCGTCCAGGCCGGAGTCGGTGACGAAGCAGTCCAGTTCGTCCAGGGCCGCGAAGGCGCTCAGTCCGACCACGCCCCACTTGCTGTGGTCGGCCACCGCGACCACCCGGCGGGCCGAGGAGATCAGGGCCCGGTTGGTCTGCGCCTCGGCCAGGTTGGGGGTGGTGAGCCCGGCCCGTTCGGAGACGCCGTGCGCGCCGATCAGCAGGAGGTCGACGTGCAGCGAGCGGATCGCCTGGTCGGCCAGCGGGCCGACCAGGGCCGCCGAGGGGGTGGGGGTGCCGCCGGTGAGCAGCAGGGTCGGCCCGCTGCCCGGGTTCTTCGCGGCGTGCTCGCGCAGCAGGTCGGCGACCGGCAGCGAGTTGGTGACGATGGTCAGGCCGCGGACGTCCAGCAGCCGGCCGGCCACCGCGTGGGCGGTGGTGCCGGCCGAGACGGCGACCACGCTGCCGGGTTCGACCAGGGCGGCCGCGGCGTCGGCGAGCGCGGCCTTGGCGGCGGACTCGCGCTGCGTCTTGGCCTCGAAGCCCGGTTCCTCGGCCCGGGCGGCGCTGGTGACCGCGCCGCCGTAGATCTTCTCCACTTCGCCGGCCCGGACGAGTTCGTCCAGGTCCCGGCGGATCGTCATGTCGGAGACGCCGAACTGCTCGACCAGGTCGGCCACCCGGACGGCGCCGGTCCGGCGCACCAGTTCGAGGATCAGCGCCCGGCGCTGGGGGCCGAGAAGTGCCGGGTCCGCCACGGGTTCTCCTTACACCGCTCGGCAGTGGTTCACGGATCAACAGGATAGTGCGGTCCTGATCAGCCGGGCGCCCACCCTCCCCCACTCCACCCAGAGTCAACATAATCAAACGTTCAATGACGGTGGAGATGCGGCCACGAAATGCCCCTTTGAACCCACCAAAACCCTTCTGAACTGGGCAAACATCCCCGCTCCCGATCGGGGCCCGCAACCGGGCCGGTCAGAACCCTTGACACAACCGAACACCGCTCCGAGACTCTCCCCAGCCGCTTGTTTGCGCCAACATGCTTCACCCCCCACCCCCCACCCGAAGCCGCGAGGTACTCCCCCATGTCGCGTACGAGATCCGCGCTGCTCTGCGCCCTGCTGGCGCTCGGCGCCCCGCTGGCCGCCGGCACCGCCCCCGCGCAGGCCGCCCCCGTGCCCGTCGTCAACGGCACCCAGTTCACCGACACCACCGGCGCGGCCGTGCAGGCGCACGGCGGCGGCGTGATCAAGGTCGGCGCGTACTACTACTGGTTCGGCGAGGACCGCAACGCCGACAACAGCTTCCGGTACGTGTCGGTGTACCGCTCCACCGACCTGAAGACCTGGGAGTTCCGCAACCACGTGCTGACCCAGGCCACCGACCCGGAGCTGGCCTCGGCCAACATCGAGCGCCCGAAGGTGATCTACAACGCGGCCACCGGCCAGTTCGTGATGTGGATGCACAAGGAGAGCGCCACCGACTACGGCGAGGCCCGGGCCGCCGTCGCGGTCTCCTCCACCGTGGACGGGAACTACAGCTGGCGCGGCAGCTTCCGGCCGCTGGGCGAGATGTCCCGGGACATCACCACCTTCGTGGACGACGACGGCACCGCGTACATGGTGTCCGCCGCCAACGAGAACCGGGACCTGCACGTCTACCGGCTGACCGCCGACTACACCGGCATCGACGCCCAGGTGCAGAGCCTGTGGAACGGCTCCTCCCGGGAGGCTCCCGCGCTGTTCAAGCGGGGCGGCGTGTACTTCCTGCTCACCTCCGGCGCCACCGGCTGGACCCCCAACCAGCAGATGTACGGCACCGCCACCAGCGTCACCGGCAGCTGGAGCGGCCTGACCAACATCGGCGACGGCCTGACCTACGGCAGCCAGACCGCGTACGTGCTGCCGGTCCAGGGCACCTCCGGCACCGGCTACCTGTACATGGGCGACCGCTGGGGCAACTGGACGGGCGGCACCGTCAACGACTCCCAGTACGTGTGGCTGCCGCTGACCTTCCCCACCGCCACCAGCATGACGATGGGCGACTCCCCGCAGATCACCGTGGACACCGCGGCCGGCACCGTCGCCCCGATGAACGCCACCTGGGAGAACCTGACCGGGCAGCAGAGCGGCAAGTGCGTGGACGTCGCCGGCTACGCGTTCACCGCGGGCGCGCAGACCGTCCAGTGGTCCTGCGGCTGGGGCGCCAACCAGACCTTCTGGTTCAAGCCGCTCAGCGGCGGCTACGTGCAGATCATGGCCCGGCACAGCGGCAAGTGCCTGGACATCGCGGGCAACTCCACCGCCAACGGCGCGGCCGTGGTGCAGAACACCTGCTCCACCGCCAACTCCCAGCAGTGGCAGGTGCAGAAGGCCGACAGCAGCGGCAACGTCCGGCTGGTCGACCGGCGCTCCGGCAAGTGCCTGGACGTGACCAACCAGTCCACCGCCGACGGCACCGCGCTCGAGCAGTGGACCTGCAACACCGGCACCAACCAGCTGTGGCGGCGCGGCCCCTCCTGGCTCTGACCCCCGTCCCCGCCCCCACGCACCACCCCCACCCGACGGCACGTCCCTGGTCCTCGCCCGGCGAGGGACGTGCCGTTCCGCATGCCCGCCCCCGGAGGAACACCGTGTCCCCACAG
Above is a genomic segment from Kitasatospora cineracea containing:
- a CDS encoding DeoR/GlpR family DNA-binding transcription regulator, whose amino-acid sequence is MADPALLGPQRRALILELVRRTGAVRVADLVEQFGVSDMTIRRDLDELVRAGEVEKIYGGAVTSAARAEEPGFEAKTQRESAAKAALADAAAALVEPGSVVAVSAGTTAHAVAGRLLDVRGLTIVTNSLPVADLLREHAAKNPGSGPTLLLTGGTPTPSAALVGPLADQAIRSLHVDLLLIGAHGVSERAGLTTPNLAEAQTNRALISSARRVVAVADHSKWGVVGLSAFAALDELDCFVTDSGLDAPARTVLGEQVGQLVVAETP
- a CDS encoding RICIN domain-containing protein, which gives rise to MSRTRSALLCALLALGAPLAAGTAPAQAAPVPVVNGTQFTDTTGAAVQAHGGGVIKVGAYYYWFGEDRNADNSFRYVSVYRSTDLKTWEFRNHVLTQATDPELASANIERPKVIYNAATGQFVMWMHKESATDYGEARAAVAVSSTVDGNYSWRGSFRPLGEMSRDITTFVDDDGTAYMVSAANENRDLHVYRLTADYTGIDAQVQSLWNGSSREAPALFKRGGVYFLLTSGATGWTPNQQMYGTATSVTGSWSGLTNIGDGLTYGSQTAYVLPVQGTSGTGYLYMGDRWGNWTGGTVNDSQYVWLPLTFPTATSMTMGDSPQITVDTAAGTVAPMNATWENLTGQQSGKCVDVAGYAFTAGAQTVQWSCGWGANQTFWFKPLSGGYVQIMARHSGKCLDIAGNSTANGAAVVQNTCSTANSQQWQVQKADSSGNVRLVDRRSGKCLDVTNQSTADGTALEQWTCNTGTNQLWRRGPSWL